One genomic window of Caenorhabditis elegans chromosome I includes the following:
- the aprt-1 gene encoding Adenine phosphoribosyltransferase (Confirmed by transcript evidence), whose protein sequence is MTLPRFDQIRPKIEQHIREVKDFPKKGINFRDIMPLFTNPQLVNELCVVIADHVRHTVGHVDSVAGLEARGFLFGPQVAIQLGVPFVPIRKKGKLPGATIEASYVKEYGEDRVEIQEGAIKNGDIVFLIDDLLATGGTLRAATDLVVKAGGKVGEAFVLIELAPLNGRSKLPDVNLTTLISYDSA, encoded by the exons ATGACACTTCCACGTTTCGATCAAATCCGACCCAAGATCGAGCAACACATCCGGGAGGTGAAGGATTTCCCGAAGAAAGGCATTAATTTTCG TGATATAATGCCATTGTTCACAAATCCTCAACTCGTCAACGAGCTCTGTGTTGTCATTGCCGATCACGTTCGTCATACAGTTGGACACGTGGATTCAGTTGCTGGCTTAGAGGCACGGGGATTCCTATTCGGACCACAAGTTGCCATTCAGCTGGGTGTTCCATTTGTGCCAATCCGCAAGAAGGGAAAGCTCCCAGGAGCAACGATTGAAGCATCGTATGTGAAAGAATATGGAGAGGATCGGGTTGAAATTCAAGAAGGAGCAATTAAAAATGGGGATATTGTGTTCTTGATCGATGACTTGTTGGCTACTGGAGGCACTTTAAGA gctGCCACCGATCTAGTCGTGAAAGCTGGTGGAAAAGTCGGTGAGGCATTTGTTCTCATAGAACTGGCACCATTGAATGGTCGTTCCAAGCTTCCGGATGTTAATCTGACAACTCTCATCTCCTATGATAGCGCTTAA
- the aprt-1 gene encoding Adenine phosphoribosyltransferase (Confirmed by transcript evidence), translated as MPLFTNPQLVNELCVVIADHVRHTVGHVDSVAGLEARGFLFGPQVAIQLGVPFVPIRKKGKLPGATIEASYVKEYGEDRVEIQEGAIKNGDIVFLIDDLLATGGTLRAATDLVVKAGGKVGEAFVLIELAPLNGRSKLPDVNLTTLISYDSA; from the exons ATGCCATTGTTCACAAATCCTCAACTCGTCAACGAGCTCTGTGTTGTCATTGCCGATCACGTTCGTCATACAGTTGGACACGTGGATTCAGTTGCTGGCTTAGAGGCACGGGGATTCCTATTCGGACCACAAGTTGCCATTCAGCTGGGTGTTCCATTTGTGCCAATCCGCAAGAAGGGAAAGCTCCCAGGAGCAACGATTGAAGCATCGTATGTGAAAGAATATGGAGAGGATCGGGTTGAAATTCAAGAAGGAGCAATTAAAAATGGGGATATTGTGTTCTTGATCGATGACTTGTTGGCTACTGGAGGCACTTTAAGA gctGCCACCGATCTAGTCGTGAAAGCTGGTGGAAAAGTCGGTGAGGCATTTGTTCTCATAGAACTGGCACCATTGAATGGTCGTTCCAAGCTTCCGGATGTTAATCTGACAACTCTCATCTCCTATGATAGCGCTTAA
- the unc-40 gene encoding Netrin receptor unc-40 (Confirmed by transcript evidence) yields MILRHFGFILIILTVYLSSTHATTRKHHRRSIDNDARNLGFQFVMEPRRNVTVMESSSHLLECSYVLAHERLVHDVRIEWKRDGVLLSERTSSRIKVMSNGSLWIESVSSAEEGTYQCAVHVTTKSDQTSDTWTFLSRKATLRLADLAKFELQAIDRTLAKGQPTAFHCLINSKPTPTAVWLHNDEPIVNGGEYHILPVSNTLEISSTQSRHEGTYRCTVEGAGKRRSSQTARLTVTTETVSNELVFITTPRLQVVEQGDEFLLECLVASLIRPQVRWLKDSRQIIVDGVRIRRVGVSSILVSRASIEDTGLYTCRASNNDDSIDRAVSVEVRAPPRITTRPTTKVAVETADVELECGTAAARPEARVNWYKNGEAIIGSEYFVIEPNRLRILGVVRADQAIYQCIAENDVGSEQASAQLLVDAPDSSSVAASSGVPMTSSAPLGLRSTSSGSRFINVEWDPPVQRNGNIMRYHIFYKDNLIDRERMINSSSTSATLTSLQPSTMYLIRVTAENEAGMGKFSDSLKVTTNKEQAVPGKVASLTTTATGPETIDIRWSPPSGGQPALRYKIFYSHDPLEKNEKETLITTSTTHYTLHGMDKYTGYQIRIEAEGSNGSGLSSDTVKVRTQSDEPSAPPVNIQAEADSSTSVRVSWDEPEEESVNGEITGYRLKYKTKARGAKGNTLVIDATAREYTMGNLEPNTQYLIRMAVVNHNGTGPFSDWVSIDTPGQDKEERTLGAPREIRPHAGIDYILVSWLPPADEQNLVRGYQIGWGLSVPDTETIRVTASTTQYKIARLHSERDYVISLRAFNNLGSGFPIYETVRTLSRETPSHFNEDSDSDDSDVGSSESTPVGVRAEAISATSIRVMWTESDETAFNTQYTVRYSTAVDGNQHRYVNSTETWATVEGLRPATEYEFAVRAVASNGQLSTWSMATRNRTLAAPPSSAPRDLTVLPAESGDPHSSSLHWQPPKYSNGEIEEYLVFYTDRASLADKDWTINYVAGDKLSHQVSNLLPKANYFFKIQARNEKGHGPFSSVVGYTPSGGAILSGKDRHNARGHGSAASGDTVSLVDQLQSLLHSNPLYLILLAAFALILILTLILIIMCCWKRSSGGGRKNGYQSGKKTSAGAGSGGGIGGLGGPPNDLWINGTGSHMRAGASDYMVDGLATAHLTAADIESPTPRYHHLQGQGTLTRSYHQSSQSLEGRQRTPQVVYTGTGRHQPIQRIDFESPYGSSSAIGSASTPPLPMQAPPSGPPTVIDGYRTLRGTPPNSSAANALRSFTQLAGATPPPPHSAASSSSRPTIIAAGGRQVPVGRATAQPRVNVANIYSPFASCSASSDAGESDKKSGECMEMRETTPIKSNTAGSSNGEKMNTNMNPSHSAEDLNAHLENLDTMLDDLQQLQHNLHFETSMDK; encoded by the exons ATGATTTTGCGACATTTCG gtttcatTCTTATAATTCTGACAGTTTATCTGTCATCTACTCATGCCACAACACGGAAACATCATCGTCGATCGATTGATAATG atgctcgGAATCTTGGCTTTCAATTCGTAATGGAACCACGACGGAATGTGACTGTTATGGAATCATCGTCTCATTTATTAGAATGTAGTTATGTTCTGGCTCATGAGAGACTTGTACACGATGTCCGAATTGAATGGAAACGTGATGGTGTGTTGCTCAGTGAACGGACATCTTCTagaat aaaagtaatGTCAAATGGTTCATTATGGATAGAATCAGTGAGCAGTGCCGAAGAAGGAACATATCAATGCGCTGTACATGTGACTACAAAAAGCGATCAAACAAGTGATACGTGGACATTTTTGAGTCGAAAAGCTACGTTACGATTGGCGGATTTGGCAAAGTTTGAACTGCAAGCGATTGATCGAACTCTAGCAAAAGGGCAGCCAACTGCGTTTCATTGTCTTATT AACTCGAAACCAACCCCAACAGCAGTTTGGCTTCACAACGATGAACCTATTGTAAATggtg GCGAATATCACATTCTACCAGTGTCAAACACTTTGGAGATTAGTTCCACTCAATCTAGACACGAAGGGACGTATAGGTGTACGGTAGAAGGTGCTGGGAAGAGAAGAAGTAGCCAAACTGCACGATTGACCGTTACTACTG aaacagtaTCGAATGAGCTAGTTTTCATCACAACGCCACGTCTACAAGTTGTTGAACAAGGCGACGAATTCTTACTTGAATGCCTTGTTGCCTCACTAATCAGACCTCAAGTTAGATGGCTCAAAGATTCTCGTCAAATTATTGTCGATGGAGTTCGTATTCGACGTGTTGGCGTATCGTCAATTCTTGTCTCACGTGCTTCTATCGAAGATACTGGGCTATACACTTGTCGAGCTTCGAATAATGATGATTCAATTGATCGAGCTGTATCTGTAGAAGTTCGTGCTCCGCCGAGAATCACTACACGACCTACCACGAAAGTTGCTGTTGAAACTGCTGATGTTGAATTAGAGTGTGGAACGGCGGCTGCTAGACCAGAGGCACGCGTTAATTGGTACAAAAATGGAGAAGCAATAATTGGGAGCGAGTATTTTGTAATTGAGCCGAACAG actcCGCATCCTTGGAGTCGTACGAGCCGATCAAGCAATCTACCAATGTATTGCAGAAAATGATGTTGGAAGTGAACAAGCTAGTGCACAACTTCTTGTTGATGCTCCAG attcatcATCAGTGGCTGCTTCCTCAGGAGTTCCAATGACTTCGTCTGCACCGTTAGGCCTCCGTTCGACGTCTTCTGGTTCTCGCTTTATAAATGTTGAATGGGATCCACCAGTTCAAAGAAATGGGAATATTATGAGATATCATATATTCTACAAAGATAATTTAATCGACAGAGAAAGGATGATCAATTCATCAAGTACATCTGCAACGTTAACATCTCTACAACCATCAACAATGTATTTAATTCGAGTTACTGCTGAAAATGAAGCTGGAATGGGAAAGTTTAGTGATTCACTTAAAGTTACCACAAACAAAGAAC AAGCAGTTCCTGGAAAAGTCGCATCACTAACAACAACTGCAACTGGCCCCGAAACGATTGACATCCGTTGGAGCCCACCAAGTGGAGGACAACCTGCCCTTCGATACAAAATATTCTATTCGCATGATCCattggagaaaaatgaaaaagaaacattgaTTACG ACCTCGACAACACATTATACACTTCATGGAATGGATAAATACACTGGATATCAGATTCGAATTGAAGCTGAAGGATCCAATGGATCGGGGCTTTCAAGTGATACTGTGAAAGTACGAACACAATCCGATGAACCATCAGCACCGCCTGTAAACATTCAAGCAGAAGCTGATAGCTCAACAAGTGTTCGAGTTAGTTGGGATGAGCCAGAAGAGGAATCTGTTAACGGAGAAATTACTGGATATCGGTTGAAGTACAAGACAAAAGCTCGTGGAGCCAAAGGCAATACTCTTGTGATTGACGCCACTGCTAGAGAGTATACTATGGGAAATTTGGAACCGAATACACAGTATCTGATAAg aatggcaGTAGTGAATCACAATGGAACGGGACCCTTCTCGGATTGGGTTTCTATTGATACTCCTGGACAAGATAAAGAAGAACGAACACTTGGAGCACCGAGAGAGATTCGACCACATGCTGGAATTGATTATATTCTTGTATCATGGCTTCCACCAGCAGATGAACAGAATCTTGTTAGAGGATATCAAATTGGATGGGGATTGAGTGTTCCTGATACTGAAACAATTCGTGTAACTGCTTCCACAACTCAATATAAAATTGCCAGATTGCATTCGGAACGAGATTATGTGATTTCTCTTCGAGCATTTAATAATCTAGGATCTGGATTTCCGATTTATGAGACTGTCCGAACATTGTCTCGTGAAACTCCATCACATTTCAATGAAGATTCTGATTCTGACGATTCTGACGTTGGATCCTCAGAATCTACTCCAGTTGGAGTGCGTGCTGAGGCAATCTCTGCAACATCAATACGTGTTATGTGGACGGAATCTGATGAAACTGCTTTCAATACACAGTATACAGTTCGATATAGTACAGCTGTTGATGGGAATCAACATAGATACGTGAATAGCACCGAGACATGGGCTACTGTGGAAGGACTACGACCAGCTACTGAGTATGAGTTTGCGGTTAGAGCTGTTGCATCAAATGGGCAGTTGAGTACTTGGTCAATGGCTACCAGGAATCGAACATTAGCGGCTCCACCAAGTTCAGCTCCACGTGATCTCACTGTGCTGCCTGCAGAAAGTGGCGATCCTCACTCTTCAAGTCTTCATTGGCAACCTCCGAAATATTCAAAtggagaaattgaagaatattTAGTGTTTTATACGGATCGAGCTTCTCTTGCGGACAAAGATTGGACAATTAACTATGTAGCTGGTGATAAGTTGTCACATCAAGTCAGCAATTTACTTCCAAAAGCTAATTATTTCTTCAAGATTCAAGCAAGAAATGAGAAAG GTCATGGCCCATTCTCTTCTGTAGTTGGATACACTCCATCAGGCGGTGCTATTCTATCAGGAAAAGATCGTCACAATGCACGTGGGCATGGATCAGCGGCTTCTGGCGATACAGTTTCCTTAGTCGATCAACTTCAATCTCTTCTTCACTCTAACCCATTGTATCTCATACTTTTGGCTGCGTTTGCTCTGATTCTGATCCTTACACTGATTCTTATCATAATGTGTTGTTGGAAACGATCTAGTGGTGGAGGGCGAAAGAATGGATATCAGTCTGGAAAAAAGACGAGTGCCGGAGCTGGAAGTGGAGGTGGAATAGGTGGTCTTGGAGGTCCACCTAATGATTTATGGATTAATGGAACTGGAAGTCATATGAGAGCTGGTG cTTCTGATTATATGGTTGATGGTCTAGCAACCGCCCATCTTACTGCTGCTGACATTGAATCACCCACACCTAGATACCATCATCTACaag GGCAAGGAACTCTAACACGAAGTTATCATCAAAGCTCACAAAGTCTTGAAGGACGACAACGAACACCTCAAGTGGTTTATACAGGAACTGGAAGGCATCAG ccgaTTCAAAGAATCGACTTTGAAAGTCCTTATGGTTCATCATCTGCAATTGGATCCGCCTCGACTCCGCCTCTCCCAATGCAAGCTCCACCTTCTGGTCCACCTACAGTAATCGATGGATACCGTACTCTACGTGGAACACCTCCAAATTCATCAGCTGCAAATGCTCTTCGGTCATTCACTCAATTGGCAGGAGCAACACCACCTCCACCACACTCTGCGGCATCATCATCTTCTCGACCGACTATTATTGCAGCCGGTGGACGGCAAGTTCCAGTTGGAAGAGCAACTGCTCAACCACGTGTCAATGTTGCAAATATCTACAGTCCATTTGCATCATGCTCTGCATCTTCTGATGCAGGAGAATCAGATAAAAAGAGTGGAGAATGTATGGAAATGAGAGAAACCACACCCATTAAATCTAATACAGCTGGTTCATCGAATGGAGAGAAGATGAACACAAATATGAAT CCTTCACACTCGGCAGAAGATCTCAACGCACATCTTGAGAACCTTGACACAATGCTTGATGATCTACAACAATTACAGCACAATTTGCATTTTGAGACGAGTATGGATAAGTAA
- the npp-7 gene encoding RanBP2-type domain-containing protein (Confirmed by transcript evidence): MSDKSGGFFSSVGRFFSVGASATKSKDGDKSNDEGTSNSSSKSSPSASPALKNILSVDNEAKIASDETSVNTSQNHRIGSRLRYLSPTALDRRTSASNGLEIDVDAVPDIFFSTPAVSTNRKRQLTELDKQILPQSFRSESVKRSRFLNRSLLEPTLNSSMNNERKMDMTWCGELTANHSPASSITNFSLLSRRSGATTNGSLSTRTQEIFKKLEGANTPAKEVQRMSMLRAGIARPEKWGSFSESKVPNGSATGTPPPPLKKAGDAIPSRIQLISKTMGMSARRAPYWTDLTRKRTSSKNGDTGSSDSMKSLNGNFATAELSSLFSLDLPAPKKTASTASTTTINSSNSRKQHASIMKGPDGKPVSRNTFKLSDDIEEVDEDSQKLPPIPTTTLQNPQPLKLAPEYAPKRGFLDDLAFSFTAPVDLVTAVGTAKTASTASSHKASESSSESNAESTEKQTSESSGNESDSEESEDSEVDVGEENGSEVKESRPQTSADTISSAGGSNQSSKDSSPKVAKDAEPVVVAPAPVVDAGSKKWECQSCFCSWDSTLSECGACGEARPGGSGTGPKSQPKPSEKQLVSNLSSFASNTPSTVKFGFGSGASTTTTIASTTSNTIPFGSGSSVAPLFGAPKTTAPPPTTVPATIPVAPTTIASAPVAAVTSSSNGTRVDWECPDCMVSNKASDDKCPCCSHVKYASAEASSNVFGNRAFKPLSSTGSTISFGVGGSTATTQPSAFAFGLSKTTEVAPTSTPAFGLSAKPAVSSAPVEKPSAPEVPKTAGSLFGNIAKPADSATTSFLAPGAASSTSSLAPTAGSSLFGGSTGSIFNLNKTNTTETAKPGLFGSILDKETHVTTTPVSVALPSSTDSTQSKSAIPTIAPTMSLFGNSSTGSFGGSSMFGNSKTELPKISSTLSFGNPTTAAAPVSTATAEAVKTNVFGSNSASASTSLFGAGSSSTATNLFTTKPADSTTSSIFGKPISFGDDSGTTTTDGAPAKRGLFSSDSQKLQFGGQQKVEMPKFTGFGNPASTASTTSGSLFGGASTNPPMFGGPSSSSIPAFSTSNSSSTSGFPSSTATPFGNAGTTSTSGVFGAFGNKPSQPGLSSSSSTNSLFGQAPADSSNPFGGTSNNGFNFGASSSTTGATAGGGGVFQFGNAATSAPAPTAAPGGGAFQFGGNMSVPQAPAPGGMENAFSYQAPSGVGARKMAMARRRNMRK; this comes from the exons ATGTCCGATAAATCCGGAGGGTTTTTCTCATCGGTTGGCCGCTTCTTTTCTGTTGGAGCTAGTGCCACTAAAAGCAAAGACGGCGATAAGTCGAATGATGAAGGTACATCCAATTCGTCTTCAAAATCGTCTCCTTCTGCGTCTCCagcattgaaaaatatattatccGTAGATAATGAAGCTAAAATAGCTTCAG atGAAACTTCAGTGAATACCTCACAAAACCATCGCATCGGATCACGTCTTCGATACCTCAGTCCGACTGCATTGGATCGGCGTACGAGTGCATCCAATGGCTTAGAGATCGATGTGGACGCTGTTCCAGATATTTTCTTCAGCACTCCTGCGGTTTCCacg aatcgCAAACGTCAACTGACAGAGCTCGACAAGCAGATTCTACCACAATCGTTTCGAAGTGAGAGTGTGAAACGAAGTCGATTCCTGAACAGATCATTACTGGAACCAACTCTTAATAGTTCAATGAATAATGAGAGGAAAATGGATATGACTTGGTGTGGAGAGTTAACTGCTAATCATTCTCCTGCTTCATCTATCACAAATTTCTCACTTTTGAGCCGACGAAGTGGAGCAACTACCAACGGGTCATTAAGTACAAGAactcaagaaattttcaaaaagcttgaAGGTGCAAATACACCCGCGAAAGAAGTTCAGAGAATGTCAATGCTTCGAGCTGGCATTGCTCGACCAGAAAAATGGGGATCGTTTAGCGAGAGCAAGGTTCCAAATGGTTCAGCAACTGGCACACCACCACCTCCATTGAAAAAAGCTGGAGACGCAATTCCATCTCGTATACAGCTCATATCAAAGACTATGGGAATGTCCGCTCGACGTGCTCCTTATTGGACGGATTTAACTAGGAAAAGAACATCGTCGAAAAATGGAGACACTGGATCTTCTGATTCAATGAAATCATTGAACGGAAACTTTGCGACTGCAGAG ctgaGCTCCTTGTTTTCACTGGACTTACCAGCTCCAAAGAAGACAGCATCAACTGCATCCACGACCACCATAAACTCGTCAAATAGTCGAAAACAACATGCCTCAATTATGAAGGGACCTGATGGGAAACCAGTTAGTAGAAATACGTTCAAACTCTCTGATGACATTGAAGAAGTTGATGAGGATTCACAGAAACTTCCACCAATTCCAACAACAACTCTGCAGAATCCACAACCTCTGAAATTGGCGCCAGAATATGCACCCAAGCGCGGGTTTTTGGACGATCTCGCGTTCTCATTCACAGCTCCAGTTGATTTAGTTACTGCTGTTGGAACTGCAAAAACCGCAAGTACGGCAAGCTCACATAAAGCATCCGAGTCCAGCAGTGAGAGCAATGCAGAATCGACAGAAAAGCAAACATCTGAAAGCAGTGGAAACGAATCAGATTCCGAAGAATCAGAAGACTCAGAAGTAGACGTCGGTGAGGAGAATGGTAGTGAAGTGAAAGAGTCGCGACCACAAACTTCCGCTGACACTATCTCATCTGCCGGAGGATCCAATCAGAGTTCAAAGGATTCGTCTCCAAAAGTTGCCAAAGATGCAGAACCAGTTGTGGTTGCTCCAGCTCCAGTGGTCGATGCTGGTTCTAAAAAATGGGAATGTCAATCGTGTTTCTGTAGTTGGGATTCTACG ctATCGGAATGTGGGGCATGTGGGGAAGCACGTCCAGGAGGATCTGGTACTGGTCCAAAAAGTCAACCAAAACCTTCCGAAAAGCAGCTTGTATCAAATCTCAGTAGTTTCGCATCGAATACACCAAGTACTGTCAAGTTCGGATTTGGATCAGGTGCTTCAACGACAACAACTATTGCATCGACAACTTCAAACACAATTCCATTCGGAAGCGGTTCTTCAGTGGCACCACTTTTTGGAGCCCCCAAGACAACTGCTCCACCACCAACAACTGTTCCTGCCACAATTCCAGTAGCCCCTACTACTATCGCATCTGCTCCTGTTGCTGCTGTAACTTCATCCTCCAATGGTACACGTGTTGATTGGGAGTGCCCTGATTGTATGGTTAGCAATAAGGCCAGTGATGATAAATGCCCATGTTGCTCACATGTCAAATATGCATCTGCTGAAGCATCTTCGAATGTTTTTGGTAATCGGGCCTTCAAACCACTTTCTTCCACAGGGTCTACTATTTCATTCGGAGTTGGTGGAAGTACAGCAACCACCCAACCAAGCGCATTTGCATTTGGACTGTCAAAGACAACAGAAGTTGCGCCAACTTCTACTCCAGCCTTTGGGCTTTCGGCGAAACCAGCTGTTTCATCAGCCCCAGTCGAGAAACCATCTGCACCAGAAGTTCCCAAAACAGCTGGATCTCTTTTCGGAAATATCGCCAAACCTGCCGATTCAGCTACCACAAGTTTCTTGGCTCCAGGTGCTGCATCGTCTACAAGTTCTTTGGCGCCAACGGCGGGATCATCATTGTTTGGTGGTTCAACTGGATCTATCTTCAATTTAAACAAAACCAACACGACAGAGACTGCGAAGCCAGGCCTATTCGGATCGATCTTAGATAAGGAAACACATGTCACAACAACTCCTGTCTCTGTTGCTCTTCCATCATCTACAGATTCGACTCAATCAAAATCCGCTATTCCAACAATTGCTCCAACCATGTCATTGTTTGGAAACTCATCTACTGGATCATTCGGTGGATCATCAATGTTCGGCAATTCCAAAACGGAACTTCCAAAGATTTCTTCTACGCTTTCGTTCGGAAATCCAACGACTGCTGCAGCACCAGTGTCCACAGCTACCGCAGAAGCTGTAAAAACTAATGTCTTCGGAAGCAACTCGGCATCAGCATCAACCAGCCTTTTCGGTGCAGGATCCTCGTCCACAGCAACTAATCTGTTTACAACAAAGCCTGCTGATTCGACAACTTCTTCGATTTTCGGAAAGCCGATTTCATTTGGAGACGATTCAGGAACAACCACTACTGACGGGGCACCAGCAAAGCGTGGATTGTTCTCATCCGACTCACAGAAGCTTCAGTTCGGCGGCCAGCAAAAAGTTGAGATGCCAAAGTTTACTGGTTTTGGAAACCCTGCCTCTACTGCCTCAACCACAAGTGGATCACTCTTTGGCGGTGCTTCTACAAATCCACCAATGTTCGGAGGGCCTTCATCCTCAAGCATTCCCGCATTTTCGACATCAAACTCTTCAAGCACTTCAGGTTTTCCTAGCTCTACAGCGACCCCATTCGGAAACGCCGGGACAACATCAACCTCTGGAGTGTTTGGTGCATTTGGAAACAAGCCATCACAACCAGGATTGTCTTCTAGCTCATCTACGAACTCGTTGTTCGGTCAAGCACCTGCTGATTCCTCTAA cccGTTCGGTGGCACGTCCAATAATGGCTTCAACTTTGGTGCATCTAGCAGCACAACCGGCGCCACTGCAGGAGGCGGAGGAGTTTTCCAGTTTGGAAATGCTGCCACCTCAGCTCCAGCTCCGACTGCTGCTCCAGGAGGTGGAGCGTTCCAGTTTGGTGGTAACATGTCAGTTCCACAAGCTCCAGCACCTGGTGGAATGGAAAACGCCTTTTCTTATCA AGCTCCGAGTGGTGTCGGCGCCCGAAAAATGGCAATGGCTCGACGCCGTAACATGAGAAAGTAA
- the pamn-1 gene encoding putative peptidylglycine alpha-hydroxylating monooxygenase (Confirmed by transcript evidence) yields MNDRISINLIYLVLTFCCVSAATVRTAKNDDIQKFTIQMIGYSPQKTDDYVAVSIEATPGYVVAFEPMAHADRVHHMLLYGCTMPASEQGFWRGMETCGWGGGSYILYAWARNAPNLVLPKDVAFSVGHEQDGIKYFVLQVHYAQPFAGEVHDFSGVTMHISQKKPMNLAAVMLFVSGTPIPPQLPAFQNNITCMFESSTPIHPFAFRTHTHAMGRLVSAFFKHDGHWTKIGKRNPQWPQLFEGIPSKLMIGSGDQMSASCRFDSMDKNRTVNMGAMGVDEMCNFYMMFHYDAKLDNPYPQGAICAKDYPSKMIDYPKDGFELLPSRPELEHHAHQSKVPFGIVQEAIHENLGGVKLGQVAGLAFNNEQQLLVFQRAGRVWDASTFDNYNILLDKKPIADPVILVISYSGNQTKLERKLGGGQFYLPHGIYVDKDGFVYTTDVGSHTVAKWKIEGNELKNIWTSGELLMPGSDQHHYCKPTGITRVEDQLYVTDGYCNSRVVVLDLNGKRIRQFGLPGEDAGQFNLPHDIVSDSAGRLLVTDRENGRVQHMTTQGHVIEEFKSTMFTNIYSAASHEDYVFMVPGRPIMGHETEGIAVFVGRSGTGLIEYAFGPTTKGKREQMGPQFGQPHCLRVCPDGGHIFVGDIAEGKARLWQFKIRHDQN; encoded by the exons atGAATGAccgaatttcaattaatttaatatatCTAGTGCTAACGTTTTGCTGTGTTTCCGCAGCAACAGTTCGAACGGCAAAAAATGacgatattcaaaaatttaccattCAAATGATTGGGTATTCACCACAAAAG ACGGACGATTACGTGGCAGTTTCGATAGAAGCAACACCTGGATATGTTG ttGCATTTGAACCGATGGCTCATGCGGATCGTGTGCATCACATGCTTCTCTATGGTTGCACAATGCCAGCAAGCGAGCAAGGATTCTGGAGAGGAATGGAAACATGTGGATGGGGAGGAGGAAGCTATATTCTCTATGCATGGGCTAGAAATG CTCCAAACCTTGTTCTACCAAAAGATGTGGCATTCTCAGTGGGTCATGAGCAAgatggaataaaatattttgtgctCCAAGTTCACTATGCTCAACCATTTGCTGGTGAAGTTCACGATTTCTCTGGTGTAACAATGCACATCTCCCAAAAGAAGCCAATGAACTTGGCGGCGGTTATGCTATTCGTTAGTGGTACTCCAATTCCACCACAACTTCCAGCTTTCCAG AACAACATAACCTGTATGTTCGAGTCTTCAACTCCAATTCATCCATTTGCATTCCGTACCCATACTCATGCAATGGGACGTCTTGTCTccgcatttttcaaacatgacGGACATTggacaaaaattggaaaaagaaatcCTCAATGGCCACAACTTTTTGAAGGAATTCCATCAAAATTGATGATTGGAAGTGGAGATCAAATGTCGGCATCTTGCAGATTTGATAGTATGGATAAAAATCGAACCGTCAATATGGG agcaatGGGAGTTGATGAAATGTGCAATTTCTATATGATGTTCCATTATGATGCGAAACTTGATAATCCATATCCACAAGGAGCAATCTGTGCTAAAGATTATCCTTCAAAGATGATTGATTATCCAAAAGATGGTTTCGAATTACTTCCATCTCGTCCTGAACTCGAACATCATGCTCATCAATCAAAAGTTCCATTTGGTATTGTACAAGAAGCTATTCATGAGAATTTGGGTGGTGTTAAACTTGGACAAGTTGCTGGTTTGGCATTCAATAATGAACAACAATTACTCGTTTTCCAAAGAGCTGGAAGAGTTTGGGATGCAAG TACATTCGACAACTACAATATTCTGCTCGACAAAAAACCAATCGCTGATCCAGTCATTCTTGTGATCTCATACTCGGGTAATCAGACGAAATTAGAGAGAAAACTTGGAGGTGGACAATTCTACTTGCCACATGGAATATACGTTGATAAGGATGGTTTTGTATACACAACTGATGTTGGATCACATACAGTAGCCAAATGGAAAATCGAAGGAAATGAGTTGAAGAATATTTGGACAAGTGGAGAACTTTTGATGCCTGGATCCGATCAACACCATTACTGTAAACCAACTG GAATCACGAGAGTTGAAGATCAATTGTATGTGACTGATGGATACTGTAATAGTCGAGTTGTCGTATTGGATTTGAATGGAAAACGAATT cgtcAATTTGGCTTGCCAGGAGAAGATGCTGGACAATTTAATCTTCCACATGATATTGTTTCTGATTCTGCTGGAAGGTTACTTGTTACTGATCGAGAAAATGGACGAGTTCAACATATGACAACTCAAGGACATGTTATTGAAGAATTTAAGTCTAc aatgtTCACAAATATCTATTCTGCTGCTAGTCACGAGGATTATGTTTTCATGGTTCCAGGAAGACCC ATTATGGGACATGAAACCGAAGGAATCGCTGTATTTGTCGGAAGATCTGGTACTGGTTTAATTGAATATGCATTCGGTCCAACTAcaaaaggaaaaagagaaCAAATGGGACCACAGTTTGGTCAACCGCATTGCTTGAGAGTTTGTCCGGATGGTGGACATATCTTTGTTGGAGATATTGCGGAAGGAAAAGCACGTCTTTGGCAGTTTAAG atacgaCATGATCAAAATTAA